One genomic region from Mauremys reevesii isolate NIE-2019 linkage group 7, ASM1616193v1, whole genome shotgun sequence encodes:
- the LOC120368853 gene encoding cytochrome P450 2H2-like isoform X2: protein MEPLGATTVFLVICVSCLLFLSAWRKMSGSGKLPPGPVAFPIIGNTLQLNTRNLPQSIHELSAKYGPVFTIYLGSLRVVVLYGQEAVKEALIDQGDEFSGRGKLALADKLAKGTGIIFSSGERWKQLRRFALTTLRNFGMGKKSVEERIQEEARFLVERLRNTHEQPFDPTLPLTHAVSNVICSIVFGDRFDYEDQKFLTLIKLTEENNELLRSFLGQLYNFFPTLMDYIPGPHQELLKNSEELRIFVLERVKMHKESLDLSCPRDFIDAFLIKMEQEQQNDQLEFNTENLVRSTIDLFLAGTGTTSTTLRHGLLILLKYPDIEEKVHEEIDRVIGRSRSPCMADRSQMPYTDAVIHEIQRFINLVPLNVPHAVTRDTHFRQYVIPKGDGFAWERVWLGWRYFCY from the exons ATGGAACCTCTGGGAGCAACAACTGTTTTCTTGGTGATTTGTGTCTCTTGCCTTCTTTTCCTTTCAGCATGGAGAAAGATGTCTGGAAGTGGGAAGCTGCCACCTGGCCCTGTTGCTTTTCCCATCATAGGGAACACGCTACAGCTGAATACAAGGAACTTGCCCCAATCTATACATGAG CTCAGTGCGAAGTATGGCCCGGTTTTCACAATATACTTGGGCTCACTACGGGTTGTGGTGCTGTATGGACAGGAGGCTGTGAAGGAAGCTCTGATTGATCAAGGGGACGAGTTCAGTGGAAGAGGAAAACTGGCACTGGCTGACAAGCTTGCCAAGGGAACAG GCATTATATTCAGCAGTGGGGAGCGGTGGAAGCAGCTTCGCCGATTTGCCCTCACCACCCTCAGAAActttgggatggggaagaaaagtGTTGAGGAACGAATCCAAGAGGAAGCCCGTTTTCTGGTTGAAAGGCTCAGAAACACACACG AGCAACCCTTTGACCCCACCCTCCCTCTCACCCACGCTGTCTCCAACGtcatctgttccattgtctttGGGGACCGGTTTGACTATGAAGATCAGAAGTTTCTGACATTAATTAAACTCACAGAAGAAAACAATGAACTCCTTCGCTCTTTCCTGGGACAG CTGTATAATTTTTTCCCAACTCTCATGGATTATATACCTGGGCCTCACCAGGAGTTACTTAAAAATTCAGAGGAGTTGAGAATCTTTGTTCTGGAGAGGGTGAAGATGCACAAAGAGTCTCTGGATCTTAGCTGCCCTCGAGACTTCATTGATGCTTTCCTCATCAAAATGGAACAG GAGCAACAGAATGACCAGTTGGAATTTAATACTGAAAACTTGGTGAGAAGCACAATAGACTTATTCCTTGCTGGAACGGGGACAACCAGCACCACCTTGAGACATGGACTCCTGATTCTTCTGAAATACCCAGATATAGAAG AGAAAGTTCATGAAGAGATTGACCGTGTGATTGGCCGAAGCCGAAGCCCCTGCATGGCAGACCGAAGCCAGATGCCCTACACAGATGCTGTGATACATGAGATCCAGAGATTCATTAACCTTGTCCCATTGAATGTCCCACATGCAGTGACTAGAGACACTCATTTCAGACAATATGTTATCCCAAAG GGAGACGGATTTGCGTGGGAGAGGGTCTGGCTCGGATGGAGATATTTTTGCTACTGA
- the LOC120368853 gene encoding cytochrome P450 2H2-like isoform X1, which produces MEPLGATTVFLVICVSCLLFLSAWRKMSGSGKLPPGPVAFPIIGNTLQLNTRNLPQSIHELSAKYGPVFTIYLGSLRVVVLYGQEAVKEALIDQGDEFSGRGKLALADKLAKGTGIIFSSGERWKQLRRFALTTLRNFGMGKKSVEERIQEEARFLVERLRNTHEQPFDPTLPLTHAVSNVICSIVFGDRFDYEDQKFLTLIKLTEENNELLRSFLGQLYNFFPTLMDYIPGPHQELLKNSEELRIFVLERVKMHKESLDLSCPRDFIDAFLIKMEQEQQNDQLEFNTENLVRSTIDLFLAGTGTTSTTLRHGLLILLKYPDIEEKVHEEIDRVIGRSRSPCMADRSQMPYTDAVIHEIQRFINLVPLNVPHAVTRDTHFRQYVIPKGTTIFPALQSVLGDSREFPKPEQFNPGHFLDENGAFRKSDFFIPFSAGRRICVGEGLARMEIFLLLTMILQNFTLKSPIDPKDIDIAPLPSLVVNAPKPYQLCVLPR; this is translated from the exons ATGGAACCTCTGGGAGCAACAACTGTTTTCTTGGTGATTTGTGTCTCTTGCCTTCTTTTCCTTTCAGCATGGAGAAAGATGTCTGGAAGTGGGAAGCTGCCACCTGGCCCTGTTGCTTTTCCCATCATAGGGAACACGCTACAGCTGAATACAAGGAACTTGCCCCAATCTATACATGAG CTCAGTGCGAAGTATGGCCCGGTTTTCACAATATACTTGGGCTCACTACGGGTTGTGGTGCTGTATGGACAGGAGGCTGTGAAGGAAGCTCTGATTGATCAAGGGGACGAGTTCAGTGGAAGAGGAAAACTGGCACTGGCTGACAAGCTTGCCAAGGGAACAG GCATTATATTCAGCAGTGGGGAGCGGTGGAAGCAGCTTCGCCGATTTGCCCTCACCACCCTCAGAAActttgggatggggaagaaaagtGTTGAGGAACGAATCCAAGAGGAAGCCCGTTTTCTGGTTGAAAGGCTCAGAAACACACACG AGCAACCCTTTGACCCCACCCTCCCTCTCACCCACGCTGTCTCCAACGtcatctgttccattgtctttGGGGACCGGTTTGACTATGAAGATCAGAAGTTTCTGACATTAATTAAACTCACAGAAGAAAACAATGAACTCCTTCGCTCTTTCCTGGGACAG CTGTATAATTTTTTCCCAACTCTCATGGATTATATACCTGGGCCTCACCAGGAGTTACTTAAAAATTCAGAGGAGTTGAGAATCTTTGTTCTGGAGAGGGTGAAGATGCACAAAGAGTCTCTGGATCTTAGCTGCCCTCGAGACTTCATTGATGCTTTCCTCATCAAAATGGAACAG GAGCAACAGAATGACCAGTTGGAATTTAATACTGAAAACTTGGTGAGAAGCACAATAGACTTATTCCTTGCTGGAACGGGGACAACCAGCACCACCTTGAGACATGGACTCCTGATTCTTCTGAAATACCCAGATATAGAAG AGAAAGTTCATGAAGAGATTGACCGTGTGATTGGCCGAAGCCGAAGCCCCTGCATGGCAGACCGAAGCCAGATGCCCTACACAGATGCTGTGATACATGAGATCCAGAGATTCATTAACCTTGTCCCATTGAATGTCCCACATGCAGTGACTAGAGACACTCATTTCAGACAATATGTTATCCCAAAG GGCACCACTATATTCCCTGCTCTGCAATCGGTCCTAGGTGACAGCAGAGAATTTCCAAAGCCAGAGCAATTTAACCCAGGACATTTCTTGGATGAAAATGGTGCCTTTAGGAAGAGTGACTTCTTCATTCCTTTTTCTGCAG GGAGACGGATTTGCGTGGGAGAGGGTCTGGCTCGGATGGAGATATTTTTGCTACTGACAatgattttgcagaattttaccttgaaatctcccattgaccCCAAGGACATTGATATAGCTCCGCTACCAAGTTTAGTGGTAAATGCACCAAAACCATACCAGCTCTGTGTTTTGCCTCGATAA